The following proteins are encoded in a genomic region of Methanoculleus bourgensis MS2:
- the dcd gene encoding dCTP deaminase, translating to MILVDWQIEDRIRHGYIKVEPYDPGLIQPNSLDIRLGSHFVWYVPGDTVIDPYEKESVCSNVEEMVADSIVLRPGQFLLAETLEAIELPDDVVASIEGKSSIARLGIELHQTGGWIDAGFRGTITLEMCNVNSRPVRVYAGMPIGQLVFYRTDRAARPYNMKQDAKYMDQRQATLSRYHENARSA from the coding sequence ATGATTCTTGTCGACTGGCAGATAGAAGACCGCATCAGGCATGGGTATATCAAGGTGGAACCCTACGATCCCGGCCTGATCCAGCCAAACTCCCTCGATATCAGGCTTGGTTCTCACTTTGTCTGGTACGTTCCGGGAGATACCGTGATCGACCCCTACGAGAAGGAGAGCGTCTGCTCTAATGTCGAGGAGATGGTTGCCGACTCGATCGTCCTTCGCCCCGGGCAGTTTCTCCTCGCCGAGACCCTGGAGGCGATCGAGCTCCCCGACGACGTCGTGGCGAGCATCGAAGGGAAAAGCAGTATCGCGCGTCTTGGGATCGAACTCCACCAGACGGGAGGCTGGATCGATGCGGGATTCCGGGGGACGATAACGCTTGAGATGTGCAACGTGAACTCCCGGCCGGTCCGGGTCTATGCGGGGATGCCGATCGGGCAGCTGGTCTTCTATCGGACTGACCGCGCCGCGCGCCCGTATAACATGAAGCAGGACGCGAAGTACATGGACCAGCGGCAGGCGACCCTCTCCCGCTACCACGAGAATGCGCGCAGCGCGTGA
- a CDS encoding cation:proton antiporter has product MESAALSIEFQMSLLLFLALAGYLLASRINQSATIGAIFVGLLVGPSMLGLITYTEFVRSLAHLGAIILLFVIGFEFNVRDILKARYAVIGILGVVIPWIGGYATAILFDFDFISAVFIGTALTATSIAITANVLKEIGMLQTGAAKAIIGAAVIDDVLSLLVLSVSTGLVSGEISVAGIVLMFAKAVGFIVIAGVAGLFGVRRLIERMDASALARRYPEFVFIFAMMMAFLYAMLADLVGLSGIIGAFIAGVSFGSVELRQSKGVKEGAEYFQIIFASIFFVSLGILADVKALTPDILIFLVVLTLVAIVTKVIGCGLPARAMGMCREDALIVGFGMAPRGEVAMIVALIGLDSGLIGQNIFVAIVLMSLLTTIITPIVYRNWFFRGAYCAIE; this is encoded by the coding sequence ATGGAAAGCGCCGCACTATCTATCGAGTTCCAGATGAGTCTCCTCCTCTTCCTCGCGCTCGCCGGCTACCTCCTGGCATCCAGGATCAACCAGTCAGCGACGATCGGGGCCATTTTCGTGGGGCTCCTGGTCGGCCCGAGCATGCTCGGCCTGATCACCTACACAGAGTTCGTCCGGAGCCTGGCCCACCTGGGCGCGATCATCCTTCTCTTCGTCATCGGCTTTGAGTTCAATGTCAGGGATATCCTGAAAGCACGCTATGCCGTCATAGGAATCCTCGGCGTGGTCATACCGTGGATTGGCGGCTACGCTACTGCTATCCTCTTTGATTTTGACTTCATAAGCGCGGTATTCATCGGCACGGCGCTGACCGCCACGAGTATCGCCATCACCGCGAACGTCCTCAAGGAGATTGGCATGCTCCAGACCGGAGCGGCAAAGGCGATCATCGGCGCCGCGGTCATCGACGACGTTCTCTCTCTCCTGGTGCTCTCCGTTTCCACCGGTCTGGTGAGCGGGGAGATCTCAGTGGCAGGGATCGTCCTTATGTTCGCCAAAGCGGTCGGGTTCATCGTCATCGCCGGCGTCGCCGGGCTCTTCGGCGTTCGAAGGCTCATCGAGCGCATGGACGCATCAGCCCTGGCGCGGAGGTATCCAGAGTTTGTCTTTATCTTCGCCATGATGATGGCGTTTCTCTATGCGATGCTCGCCGATCTCGTGGGCTTATCAGGGATCATCGGTGCGTTCATCGCCGGAGTCTCCTTCGGCAGCGTCGAGCTCCGGCAGAGCAAGGGTGTCAAGGAAGGCGCCGAGTACTTCCAGATCATCTTCGCCTCGATCTTCTTTGTGTCGCTTGGGATCCTCGCGGACGTCAAGGCGCTCACCCCCGACATCCTCATCTTCCTCGTGGTGCTGACCCTGGTCGCCATCGTCACCAAGGTCATCGGGTGCGGCCTGCCCGCCAGGGCGATGGGGATGTGCCGCGAAGACGCCCTCATCGTCGGGTTCGGGATGGCGCCGCGGGGCGAGGTGGCGATGATCGTCGCGCTGATCGGGCTGGACTCGGGGCTCATCGGCCAGAACATCTTTGTGGCGATCGTCCTGATGAGCCTGCTGACTACCATCATCACCCCGATCGTCTACCGGAACTGGTTCTTCAGGGGCGCGTACTGTGCTATAGAATAA
- the gatB gene encoding Asp-tRNA(Asn)/Glu-tRNA(Gln) amidotransferase subunit GatB → MKTIIGLEIHVQVSTATKLFCGCSTDYQDDAPNTHCCPVCLGLPGALPRLNKKAVEYGLRVAKALDMRVLEESEFARKNYFYPDLAKAYQITQHDKPLAVEGTVEIEDDEGHEKIIRITRVHLEEDPGRLVHVTGASKYSLVDYNRSGIPLLEIVTEPDMRSPQEARRFLNKLRTVLEYLGVFDGDREGGLRVDANISLEGSERVEVKNISSYKGVEKALTFEVTRQRNLLRRGLKVARETRHFMEGRGITTSARGKEEEHDYRYFPDPDLRPLRVAAWVAEIDLPELPTARKNRFMEQYGVSLNHARTLTGDPKLADFYEEVAHIDPALAATWVADTLLGELNYRDMGIAAVPPGHIAELLELLKAGTITDRAGVQVLREMLDACVEGRPCEKPATIVKREKLGRAAGDEFTSLVQAVISANPQAVEDYRSGKEGALNFLVGQVMKETRGRADPRELRRIVSESIKMGGV, encoded by the coding sequence ATGAAGACGATCATCGGGCTTGAGATCCATGTCCAGGTCTCGACCGCGACGAAACTCTTCTGCGGTTGCTCGACCGACTACCAGGACGACGCTCCCAACACCCACTGCTGCCCGGTCTGCCTCGGGCTTCCGGGGGCGCTCCCGCGCCTGAACAAAAAAGCGGTGGAGTACGGCCTCCGGGTGGCAAAAGCCCTCGACATGAGGGTGCTCGAAGAGTCTGAGTTCGCCAGAAAGAACTACTTCTATCCTGACCTTGCGAAGGCCTACCAGATCACCCAGCACGACAAACCGCTCGCGGTAGAGGGGACCGTCGAGATCGAGGACGACGAGGGGCACGAGAAGATCATCCGGATCACCCGGGTGCACCTCGAGGAGGACCCCGGAAGACTGGTCCACGTCACCGGCGCCTCGAAGTACTCGCTCGTCGACTATAACAGATCAGGTATCCCGCTCCTTGAGATCGTCACTGAACCTGACATGCGCTCCCCGCAGGAGGCACGCCGGTTCCTCAACAAACTCCGGACGGTCCTCGAGTACCTGGGGGTCTTTGACGGCGACCGGGAAGGCGGCCTGCGTGTGGATGCAAACATCTCGCTTGAGGGCTCAGAGCGGGTCGAGGTCAAGAACATCTCCTCCTACAAGGGCGTCGAGAAAGCCCTCACCTTTGAGGTGACCAGGCAGAGGAACCTTCTCCGGCGCGGACTGAAGGTAGCAAGGGAGACCCGGCACTTCATGGAAGGGCGCGGGATCACCACCTCCGCCCGCGGAAAGGAGGAGGAGCACGACTACCGCTACTTCCCTGACCCCGACCTCAGGCCGCTCCGCGTTGCTGCGTGGGTGGCAGAGATTGACCTTCCTGAACTACCTACCGCACGGAAGAACCGGTTTATGGAGCAGTACGGCGTATCGCTCAATCATGCGAGGACCCTGACCGGCGACCCGAAACTCGCCGACTTCTATGAGGAGGTCGCCCACATCGACCCAGCCCTCGCCGCCACCTGGGTAGCCGATACCCTTCTTGGGGAACTCAACTACCGCGACATGGGTATTGCCGCCGTCCCGCCGGGCCACATCGCAGAACTCCTTGAACTCCTCAAGGCAGGCACCATCACCGACCGGGCAGGTGTCCAGGTCCTGCGCGAGATGCTTGATGCCTGCGTCGAAGGCAGGCCCTGCGAGAAGCCGGCCACGATCGTGAAACGTGAGAAACTCGGCAGGGCCGCGGGGGACGAGTTCACATCACTCGTCCAGGCGGTGATCAGCGCGAACCCGCAGGCGGTGGAGGACTACAGGAGCGGGAAGGAAGGAGCCTTGAACTTCCTCGTTGGCCAGGTGATGAAGGAGACCCGGGGCCGGGCGGATCCGCGGGAACTCAGGCGAATCGTCTCCGAATCTATCAAGATGGGCGGGGTGTAA
- a CDS encoding ferritin-like domain-containing protein: protein MDVEEYRSIISNAIDREIEAYTFYRTVREKVEDENLKSLFNELAGEESKHRKTLEALLMKEPRKLGFDTKRDYKVAETLETPPLSADLKPLDGLVIAIRKELDAMQMYTQLASLSVDPEQIELFESLASMERGHKARLEDIYTNMAFPEVW, encoded by the coding sequence ATGGATGTCGAAGAGTATCGTTCCATCATATCAAACGCCATCGACAGGGAGATTGAGGCCTACACCTTCTACCGCACGGTCCGGGAGAAGGTCGAGGACGAGAACCTGAAAAGCCTCTTCAACGAACTTGCCGGAGAGGAGAGCAAACACAGAAAGACCCTTGAGGCGCTTCTCATGAAGGAGCCCCGAAAACTCGGGTTTGACACGAAGCGGGACTACAAGGTTGCAGAGACCCTGGAGACCCCGCCGCTCTCGGCCGACTTAAAACCACTCGACGGCCTGGTCATCGCGATTCGGAAGGAGCTCGACGCAATGCAGATGTACACCCAGCTCGCGAGTCTCAGCGTGGATCCAGAACAGATAGAGTTATTCGAGAGCCTCGCCTCGATGGAGCGCGGCCACAAGGCGCGCCTCGAGGACATCTACACCAACATGGCGTTTCCCGAAGTCTGGTGA
- a CDS encoding threonine--tRNA ligase, which translates to MRLLLIHSDHIEYEARKKTKVAEEDAVPKDALDEALAVFCAVESVDEENIEDAVRQAADEIVTTARQLGTTNIMIYPYAHLSSDLASPEAAVNVLRGLAETIAGMDGFVVKRAPFGWYKAFSLSCKGHPLSELSRTIVPGEGAAAPKKEIEHEFFVFTPEGERKDVADYAKENTPFASLIRKELGYPGPEGIEPAHVDLMRAKELVEYEPRSDVGHHRWMPRGKLIRDLLADYVLAHVLEYGGMPVETPVMYDLGDQAIAEHAAKFGERQYRFKSGNRDMMLRFAACFGMFSIMHDMHISPNTLPMKLYELSTYSFRHEQKGEVIGLKRLRAFTMPDMHTLCRDVDDALASFEEQLAIGWKSGEDLETPLVGIFRCTRDFFEQYELWIKNLVAKSGVPMLIEILSERTHYWIAKADLAAIDAQGRPIENPTVQIDVESADRFDIKYYTPEGVEVHPPILHCSPTGSIERVICALLENTATQDVPSLPTWLAPTQVRLVPVAERHICFAEEICARFNAACIRADIDDRDESVNKKIRGAGMDWVPYVAVIGDQEAETGRLTVTIRKLSEKKKPYKETMTEDELIQAVKMETAGKPFRPLYTPRLLSLKPRFI; encoded by the coding sequence ATGCGACTTCTTCTGATCCACTCTGATCATATCGAGTACGAGGCCCGGAAGAAGACGAAGGTCGCCGAAGAGGATGCGGTCCCAAAGGACGCCCTCGATGAGGCGCTCGCCGTCTTCTGCGCGGTTGAGTCTGTCGACGAGGAGAATATCGAGGATGCCGTACGGCAGGCGGCGGACGAGATCGTCACCACTGCCCGGCAGCTTGGCACCACCAATATCATGATCTACCCCTACGCCCACCTCTCCTCCGACCTTGCATCGCCGGAAGCGGCGGTGAATGTTCTCCGGGGCCTTGCCGAGACTATCGCCGGGATGGACGGGTTTGTTGTAAAACGGGCGCCGTTTGGCTGGTACAAGGCCTTCTCGCTCTCCTGCAAGGGCCACCCGCTCTCGGAGCTCTCCCGGACGATCGTGCCCGGCGAAGGAGCGGCTGCCCCGAAGAAGGAGATCGAGCATGAGTTCTTCGTCTTCACCCCCGAAGGGGAACGAAAAGACGTGGCCGACTACGCAAAGGAGAACACGCCTTTCGCCTCCCTGATCAGGAAAGAACTCGGGTATCCGGGGCCGGAGGGAATCGAGCCCGCCCACGTGGACCTGATGCGGGCCAAGGAACTTGTGGAGTACGAGCCGCGCTCTGACGTCGGTCACCACCGCTGGATGCCCCGGGGCAAGCTGATCCGGGACCTCCTTGCCGACTATGTCCTTGCGCATGTGCTTGAGTACGGCGGGATGCCGGTGGAGACCCCCGTGATGTACGACCTTGGCGATCAGGCGATCGCGGAGCATGCCGCCAAGTTCGGGGAACGGCAGTACCGGTTCAAGAGCGGCAACCGCGACATGATGCTCCGGTTCGCGGCGTGTTTCGGGATGTTCTCGATCATGCACGATATGCACATCTCGCCAAACACCCTCCCGATGAAACTCTACGAGCTCTCGACCTACTCGTTCCGGCACGAGCAGAAGGGCGAAGTGATCGGTCTGAAGCGCCTCCGCGCCTTCACGATGCCTGATATGCATACCCTCTGCCGGGACGTGGACGATGCACTCGCAAGTTTCGAGGAGCAGCTCGCGATCGGCTGGAAGAGCGGTGAGGACCTCGAGACCCCGCTGGTCGGGATCTTCCGGTGCACCCGGGACTTCTTTGAGCAGTATGAACTCTGGATAAAGAACCTCGTCGCGAAGTCGGGCGTGCCGATGTTGATTGAGATCCTCTCGGAGCGGACGCACTACTGGATCGCGAAGGCCGACCTCGCGGCGATCGATGCACAGGGCAGGCCCATCGAGAACCCGACGGTCCAGATCGATGTGGAGAGCGCAGACCGGTTCGATATCAAGTACTACACACCGGAAGGGGTGGAAGTCCATCCCCCGATTCTCCACTGCTCACCGACGGGCTCGATCGAGCGAGTGATATGCGCGCTGCTTGAGAACACAGCAACCCAGGATGTCCCCTCGCTCCCGACCTGGCTCGCGCCGACCCAGGTTCGACTGGTGCCGGTGGCGGAGCGGCATATCTGCTTTGCGGAGGAGATCTGCGCACGCTTCAATGCCGCCTGTATCAGAGCAGACATCGACGACCGGGACGAGAGCGTGAACAAGAAGATCCGCGGGGCCGGGATGGATTGGGTGCCCTACGTCGCGGTGATCGGCGACCAGGAGGCCGAGACCGGCCGGCTCACGGTCACCATCAGGAAACTCTCGGAGAAGAAGAAGCCCTATAAGGAGACGATGACCGAGGATGAACTCATCCAGGCGGTGAAGATGGAGACTGCCGGAAAGCCCTTCCGCCCCCTCTACACCCCGAGACTTCTCTCTCTGAAACCCCGGTTCATCTAA
- a CDS encoding phosphoglycerol geranylgeranyltransferase produces MHANWKTWAHVTKLDPDKHLPPGAVEEIVTSGTDALMLSGTLNVTQENLRELLDMVSAYGLPLVVEPASPDCAIFDGEVDHLFVPSVMNTSDARWIIGKHYAWLRNSGSINWDIVVPEAYIVLNPASAVGRVTGADCTLAKEDVAAFVGVADRYFRFPIVYIEYSGTYGDPDIVRAASDAIEHAILYYGGGIRSAEQAAEMGSIADTIVVGNAVYEDGIDVLRATVRAVQ; encoded by the coding sequence ATGCACGCAAACTGGAAGACCTGGGCACACGTGACGAAACTGGATCCTGACAAACACCTCCCGCCGGGCGCCGTCGAGGAGATCGTGACGAGCGGTACCGATGCTCTGATGCTCTCGGGCACCCTGAACGTGACGCAGGAGAACCTCCGCGAACTCCTGGATATGGTCTCAGCCTATGGGCTGCCGCTGGTGGTGGAACCGGCGAGCCCCGACTGCGCCATATTCGACGGGGAGGTCGACCACCTCTTTGTCCCGAGCGTGATGAACACGAGCGACGCCCGCTGGATCATTGGGAAACACTACGCCTGGCTCCGTAACAGCGGCAGCATCAACTGGGATATCGTGGTGCCCGAGGCCTACATCGTCCTCAACCCGGCCTCTGCTGTCGGGCGGGTGACCGGGGCGGACTGCACTCTCGCAAAGGAGGATGTGGCCGCGTTCGTGGGAGTGGCGGACCGCTACTTCCGGTTCCCGATCGTCTATATCGAGTACAGCGGGACCTATGGGGATCCAGATATCGTGCGGGCGGCGTCTGATGCGATCGAGCACGCTATCCTCTACTACGGCGGCGGTATCCGCTCGGCTGAGCAGGCGGCGGAGATGGGGAGTATCGCCGACACAATCGTCGTAGGGAACGCTGTCTACGAGGACGGGATCGATGTGCTCCGGGCTACGGTCCGGGCGGTACAGTGA
- the fdhD gene encoding formate dehydrogenase accessory sulfurtransferase FdhD, which translates to MFKKIPCIPIDDGSAGQTTQDAAEETPVAIFVNGRHMTTAILSPARFEDFITGYLYTEEIIRNVDEIESVRIEENRISVLTRNLFKRVSTKKTILSGCGGAVSYIDTEKLPTINSDLIISVPEIAAAVAALLAPDARIPAGRIEAVALVAGGSIIARSEDIDRHNALDRVIGYGLQNSVDFPRTVAVSTGCITSEMVRKCLFANIPAIISTGSPTALAVEVAEETGLCVVGSAGTPDIAVYAHAERIAGIGA; encoded by the coding sequence ATGTTTAAGAAAATCCCCTGTATTCCCATCGACGACGGCTCCGCCGGGCAGACCACCCAGGATGCCGCCGAGGAGACGCCGGTTGCGATCTTCGTCAACGGGCGGCACATGACGACTGCGATCCTGAGCCCGGCCAGATTCGAGGACTTCATCACCGGCTATCTCTACACCGAAGAGATCATCAGGAATGTTGACGAAATCGAGTCGGTCAGGATTGAAGAGAACCGGATAAGCGTCCTTACCAGGAACCTCTTCAAGCGGGTCAGCACAAAGAAGACCATCCTCTCTGGGTGCGGGGGGGCTGTCTCCTACATCGACACAGAGAAACTGCCCACGATCAACTCCGATCTCATTATATCCGTCCCCGAGATCGCGGCCGCCGTCGCCGCCCTCCTCGCTCCAGATGCCCGCATTCCTGCCGGCAGGATCGAGGCAGTCGCCCTCGTTGCCGGTGGCAGCATCATTGCCAGATCGGAAGATATAGACCGGCACAACGCCCTCGACCGGGTTATCGGTTATGGGTTGCAAAACTCCGTCGACTTCCCCCGGACAGTTGCCGTCAGCACCGGGTGTATCACCTCAGAGATGGTCAGGAAGTGTCTGTTCGCCAACATCCCGGCGATCATCTCCACCGGATCTCCGACCGCCCTTGCCGTGGAGGTCGCAGAGGAGACCGGGCTCTGCGTTGTCGGGTCCGCCGGCACCCCGGATATAGCAGTCTATGCACACGCGGAGCGGATAGCAGGGATCGGCGCGTAG
- a CDS encoding RNA methyltransferase: MPEISIVLVEPLYEGNVGFAARVMKNFGFTRLVLVNPCPLGDDAAMRASHARDVLDGARRMTTDEVYREFDFVVTTTGEVSKSVCTAMRMPYYTPAEVREIIADIDGTVAVLFGRENWGLANEELARANLICTIPTSEAYPILNLSHAVGILCYELANLPRGTYPLAGQVEMGSLYRHFDAFLDRIDHPDFKRENTMILLRRVLGRTKLTTREVSTLHGLMRRAEWHMENKD, from the coding sequence ATGCCTGAGATCTCAATTGTCCTGGTAGAACCCCTCTATGAGGGAAACGTCGGGTTTGCCGCCCGGGTGATGAAGAACTTCGGGTTTACCAGGCTGGTCCTGGTCAACCCCTGCCCGCTCGGCGATGATGCCGCCATGCGCGCCTCCCATGCCCGCGATGTCCTTGATGGCGCCCGCCGGATGACGACCGATGAGGTCTACCGGGAGTTTGATTTCGTGGTCACAACGACCGGCGAGGTGAGCAAATCGGTCTGCACCGCGATGCGGATGCCCTACTACACGCCAGCTGAGGTCAGGGAGATCATCGCCGATATCGACGGGACGGTCGCAGTCCTCTTCGGGCGGGAGAACTGGGGCCTCGCGAACGAAGAACTCGCGCGTGCAAACCTCATCTGCACCATCCCAACCTCTGAGGCATACCCTATCCTGAACCTCTCCCACGCGGTGGGCATCCTCTGCTACGAGCTTGCAAACCTGCCGCGCGGGACCTACCCCCTGGCCGGGCAGGTCGAGATGGGGTCGCTCTACCGGCACTTCGACGCATTCCTCGACCGGATCGACCATCCTGATTTCAAGCGGGAGAACACGATGATCCTCCTCCGCCGGGTTCTGGGCCGGACAAAACTGACCACCCGCGAGGTGAGCACGCTCCATGGCCTGATGCGCAGGGCGGAGTGGCACATGGAAAACAAAGACTAA
- a CDS encoding DNA topoisomerase I has translation MHLIIAEKNISANRIAQILAGNEKVRAVKEGGVSTYSFDTKTVVGLKGHVVEVDFEPGYTNWRSKVHTPRTLIDAGTVKKPTEKKIVNLIQKLAKKADLVTIATDYDTEGELIGKEAYELVRAVNPAVRINRARFSAITPAEIRSAFDNLTDLDFALAAAGEVRQMVDLMWGASLTRFISLAARRGGRNILSVGRVQSPTLAMIVNREREIENFVPQTYWMLSLMTEKEEQPVEARHTAGRFTDHEAALAAEAGTKEPLVVTDVKEGQKNDRAPAPFDTTTFIVAASRLGLSAANAMRLAEDLYMNGYISYPRTDNTVYPKSLDLNAILDTLRGGVFDADIAWVRQHRRPVPTRGKKESTDHPPIHPTGAATREALGQDRWKVYELIVRRFLATLSPDATWATVRCTFDASGEPYAATGSRLLSAGWRRVYPYSEAKEKILPVITAGERLPIRSVNLEEKQTQPPARYSQSRLIQVMEEHGLGTKSTRHEVIGKLISRRYVEGNPLRPTLVGRAVTDALDNHAATITEPEMTRTLEEHMQLIKQRERSREDVVTESRGMLHRVFDKLEAHEEEIGEEIMEQTAEEHTVGPCPVCGHDLRIRHIGISQFIGCTGYPECRFNISLPGSTWGRAIRLDETCEEHGLSHVRLIRKGSRPWTIGCPLCSHIESNIEALRMMPSMIDDLMQRLHAHHIYTVSEIAGMQPVDLSGAVGVSIGEAGQLIREAEDALEVLRRRSELRKFVRKIIPPRRGRSHAKITRSLLEQGIGDIRALSQANPAALKKAGIGDAGATELLEAARGLCNERALREAGVPAVSLKKYQAGGVASPDDLCYLPIPYLSIKTGINPETVHKHVDLVCSHLGRPTPAKITKAVLERGRKELLAIPGIGEATVQRLYLAGIYDAATLREADPEKVSSITGIAEARLHDYIGHLK, from the coding sequence GTGCACCTGATCATCGCAGAGAAGAATATCTCAGCAAACCGGATCGCGCAAATCCTTGCCGGCAACGAGAAGGTGAGAGCGGTGAAGGAGGGGGGCGTCTCCACCTACTCCTTCGACACAAAGACGGTGGTCGGCCTCAAGGGGCACGTGGTGGAGGTGGACTTCGAGCCCGGCTATACGAACTGGAGGAGCAAGGTCCACACCCCAAGAACCCTCATCGACGCCGGCACCGTCAAGAAACCGACCGAGAAGAAGATCGTCAACCTCATCCAGAAACTGGCAAAGAAGGCGGACCTCGTCACCATCGCCACCGATTACGATACCGAAGGTGAACTGATAGGGAAGGAAGCCTATGAGCTCGTCCGTGCGGTGAACCCTGCAGTCAGGATTAACCGGGCCCGGTTCTCCGCGATAACCCCAGCGGAGATACGGTCAGCTTTTGATAACCTGACCGACCTTGACTTCGCGCTCGCGGCTGCCGGCGAGGTCCGGCAGATGGTCGACCTGATGTGGGGAGCGTCGCTGACCCGGTTCATCAGTCTCGCGGCCCGGCGGGGCGGCAGGAACATCCTATCAGTAGGCCGGGTCCAGAGCCCGACGCTTGCCATGATCGTGAACCGGGAGCGCGAGATTGAGAACTTCGTCCCCCAGACCTACTGGATGCTCTCGCTCATGACCGAGAAGGAAGAGCAGCCGGTGGAGGCGCGGCACACCGCCGGGCGGTTCACCGACCACGAAGCGGCTCTCGCTGCAGAGGCAGGGACAAAGGAGCCGCTCGTGGTCACAGACGTAAAAGAGGGGCAGAAGAACGACCGGGCGCCGGCCCCGTTCGACACCACGACCTTCATTGTCGCAGCGAGCCGCCTGGGCCTCTCAGCGGCAAACGCGATGCGGCTTGCTGAAGATCTCTACATGAACGGGTACATCTCCTACCCGAGGACTGACAACACGGTCTACCCGAAATCCCTGGACCTGAACGCGATCCTCGATACGCTCCGGGGAGGGGTGTTTGACGCGGATATCGCCTGGGTGCGGCAGCACCGGCGGCCGGTCCCGACGCGGGGCAAGAAGGAGAGCACCGACCATCCCCCGATCCATCCCACGGGTGCGGCAACCCGGGAGGCCCTCGGGCAGGACCGCTGGAAGGTCTACGAACTCATTGTCCGCCGATTCCTTGCGACCCTCTCGCCCGACGCGACGTGGGCGACTGTCAGGTGCACCTTTGATGCCTCCGGCGAACCCTACGCTGCCACGGGCAGCCGGCTCCTCTCCGCGGGGTGGCGCCGGGTCTACCCCTACTCGGAGGCGAAGGAGAAGATCCTCCCGGTAATTACCGCGGGAGAACGCCTGCCTATCAGGAGCGTGAACCTCGAAGAGAAGCAGACGCAGCCGCCGGCCCGCTACTCCCAGAGCCGGCTCATCCAGGTGATGGAGGAGCACGGCCTCGGGACGAAGAGCACCCGGCATGAGGTGATCGGCAAACTCATCTCCCGCCGCTACGTGGAGGGGAACCCGCTCCGCCCGACGCTCGTCGGGAGGGCAGTCACGGATGCGCTCGACAACCATGCGGCGACGATCACGGAGCCTGAGATGACCAGGACGCTTGAAGAGCATATGCAACTCATCAAGCAGCGCGAGCGCTCCCGCGAAGACGTCGTTACCGAGTCCCGCGGGATGCTTCACCGGGTCTTTGACAAACTCGAGGCGCACGAGGAAGAGATCGGCGAGGAGATCATGGAGCAGACCGCGGAGGAGCACACCGTCGGCCCCTGTCCTGTCTGCGGCCACGACCTCCGGATCCGGCACATCGGCATCTCCCAGTTCATCGGGTGCACCGGCTACCCGGAGTGCCGGTTCAACATCAGCCTGCCCGGCAGCACCTGGGGACGGGCGATCCGGCTGGACGAGACCTGTGAGGAGCACGGGCTCTCCCACGTCCGCCTGATCCGGAAAGGCTCCCGACCCTGGACGATAGGCTGTCCGCTCTGCAGCCACATCGAGTCGAACATCGAGGCGCTCCGGATGATGCCCTCGATGATCGACGACCTTATGCAGCGCCTGCACGCGCACCATATCTATACAGTCTCTGAGATCGCAGGCATGCAGCCAGTGGATCTCTCAGGGGCCGTCGGTGTCAGCATCGGGGAGGCGGGCCAGCTCATCAGGGAGGCAGAGGACGCGCTCGAGGTCCTCCGCCGCCGCTCGGAACTCCGGAAGTTTGTCCGGAAGATCATCCCCCCACGCAGGGGACGGAGCCACGCGAAGATCACGAGAAGTCTTCTCGAGCAGGGGATCGGGGATATCCGCGCGCTCTCGCAGGCGAACCCTGCGGCCCTGAAGAAGGCCGGCATAGGCGATGCCGGGGCGACGGAACTCCTGGAGGCAGCCCGCGGGCTCTGCAACGAGCGCGCCCTCCGGGAGGCCGGGGTCCCCGCGGTCAGCCTGAAGAAGTACCAGGCCGGCGGCGTCGCAAGCCCTGACGACCTCTGCTACCTCCCCATCCCCTACCTCTCAATCAAAACCGGCATTAATCCGGAAACCGTACATAAACATGTGGATCTGGTCTGCAGCCATCTTGGTCGCCCTACCCCGGCGAAGATCACCAAAGCGGTGCTCGAACGCGGACGAAAGGAACTCCTGGCGATCCCCGGCATCGGGGAGGCGACCGTGCAGCGGCTCTACCTTGCAGGCATCTACGACGCCGCCACGCTTCGTGAGGCCGACCCGGAGAAGGTCTCATCGATCACCGGCATCGCAGAGGCCAGACTCCATGACTACATTGGCCATCTGAAGTGA